The nucleotide sequence aaactacctccagaCTTCCATTCAGTCCAGTGACGCCTGTAGGTCGAACCGTTCCGATGCTACAGGTGTTTTcctgagaagaccgattttcgctctagctctgccacctttcaccccggatgtggtggattgagacgcatccaaatgtaaaaaaacagaactctagcttaaactgaatttcttcctctcctctctttctcctttcctctctttctcctttcctctctcctttcctttcctcctctctcctttcctttcctcctctctcctttcctcctctctccttttctcctctctccttttctcctctctcttttcctctcccctctcctgctctctcctttcctctcctcctcacagctgaaGGAGTTTGAGACCCAGAGCAGACAGACCTGCAGCACTGATCTTACAGAATGGTCTGATGCTCCCAGTCCGACCTTGAATGAGTCCTCCACCAGCAATGTAAGTGTTGATATAAACTTGTTTATAAGTGTCGCTCTCTATTCTTTGGTTTATGATAAGTATAGTATGAGTATCTccgtcccccctccctccctccctctcaccctccgtccctccctctcaccatccGTCCCTCCGTctcaccctctgtccctccctctctccctccctccctctcaccctcctccccctttctctcaccctcctccccccttctctcacccttctctcaccctccttctcccctctcacccgccttctcccctcccccctctctcaccctccttctccCCTTTCACCagccttctcccccctctccctccctctctccatgaaTCGGGCCCCTGTAACCTACTCCCCCTCTCCAGACCCTCTCCCAACAGGCATGCCATCCAGGCAGACCGCTATTCATCCCAGTCAAAACGCCTGCTAACCCCTATTGTGCTGCATTATGCCGGCCACAGCTCTTTTCTGCATGGTTGCGATTAGGGGGTTGCAGTGATTAGGGGGTTGCAGTGATTAGGGGGTTCCGGTCCAGCCAACATATTTCAGATTTAATCTGGATGGCCTCATTCGGTTTCTCTCTCGTCATTTCTCTAGTCGTTCTATCCATCCTCCCACTGTTACCCTTCTTTTTGACCACATGCTCTCCAAAAAACAGTGTTTTTGAGCTATGAATCGATCTTTTGAAATTGCCGCCAGGAACATCTGCATCATCAGTCATTTTCCTGCTAGTTCTTGGCTCCGTGTATCTGCGGCTTCTAACGTCAACATAATCTTCCAGTGATTAAGTAAGACTATATTGTGCGCAATTCCCTTTCTTTGCACACACTCAAGAACAACAGCACTACACAACTATAGTGCTGTAAATAATTACTCTCATAATCATTAGAATCTTAACTCTCGTTTCTTTTTACCAAGACAAAACCTGCATGCTCAAGATGTTGCTGTACCTCTTATGCAGAATAGGCATCATATTTAATGGTTCAAGATGCTATGCATACTATGATGTAGCCAGTATAAAACCAGTGAATGAGGTGGACATTAAGTGCTCACAGCTCACCAAGACCCAGAGTCTCGCTCTGCTGTGACCAGATTACAAGATGAGCGCTCGTGGTCAGATGTCTGCTTGGCTATATTTTAAGAAATCATAGCTATGGTTTCTATTTCTGCTCTGGTCCACAATTGTAGTTTTCACATATGGTTTCTTTCTCACTAACTCTATGGCAAGCTGTAGTTTTCACATATGGTTTCTTTCTCACTAACTATGGCTAGCTGTAGTTTTCACATATGGTTTCTTTCTCACTAACTCTATGGCAAGCTGTAGTTTTCACATATGGTTTCTTTCTCACTAACTATGGCAAGCTGTAGTTTTCACATATGGTTTCTTTCTCACTAACTCTATGGCAAGCTGAATATGGCAAGCTGTAGTTTTCACATATGGTTTCTTTCTCACTAACTCTATGGCAAGCTGTAGTTTTCACATATGGTTTCTTTCTCACTAACTATGGCAAGCTGTAGTTTTCACATATGGTTTCTTTCTCACTAACTATGGCAAGCTGTAGTTTTCACATATGGTTTCTTTCTCACTAAATATGGCAAGCTGTAGTTTTCACATATGGTTTCTTTCTCACTAACTCTATGGCAAGCTGTAGTTTTCACATATGGTTTCTTTCTCACTAACTATGGACAGCTGTAGTTTTCACATATGGTTTCTTTCTCACTAACTATGGCAAGCTGTAGTTTTCACATATGGTTTCTTTCTCACTAACTCTATGGCAAGCTGTAGTTTTCACATATGGTTTCTTTCTCACTAACTATGGCAAGCTGTAGTTTTCACATATGGTTTCTTTCTCACTAACTCTATGGCTAGCTGTAGTTTTCACATATGGTTTCTTTCTCACTAACTATGGCAAGCTGTAGTTTTCACATATGGTTTCTTTCTCACTAACTCTATGGCAAGCTGTAGTTTTCACATATGGTTTCTTTCTCACTAACTATGGACAGCTGTAGTTTTCGCTGTAGTTTTCACATATGGTTTCTTTCTCACTAACTCTATGGCAAGCTGTAGTTTTCACATATGGTTTCTTTCTCACTAACTATGGCAAGCTGTAGTTTTCACATATGGTTTCTTTCTCACTAACTATGGCTAGCTGTAGCATATGTCATCATGAGCATGTAAAAAGACAGATGTGGAAAAGCTTCTGATCTTAAAGCTGTGGTGTAGTACTGTTGATCCACTgtgagaaatgtgttttttttctgaCCACTGCCACATACCCTAAATATGAGACCAAATAAGTTCTATCTGCTGTGGCCGACTCTGACATCTATTAATTTAATGGGAAATTCCAGTTTGCAAACCTTTCGTTTTCTGGCGCACAACTGTTAGTATGTGCCTGACCCGTGCCTTTACATCGACTGACCCGTGCCTTTACATCGACTGACCCGTGCCTTTACATCGACTGACCCGTGCCTTTACATCGACTGACCCGTGCCTTTACATCGACTGACCCGTGCCTTTACATCGACTGACCCGTGCCTTTACATCGACTGACCCGTGCCTTTACATCGACTGACCCGTGCCTTTACATCGACTGACCCGTGCCTTTACATCGACTGACCCGTGCCTTTACATCGACTGACCCGTGCCTTTACATCGACTGACCCGTGCCTTTACATCGACTGACCCGTGCCTTTACATCGACTGACCCGTGCCTTTACATCGACTGACCCGTGCCTTTACATCGACTGACCCGTGCCTTTACAGCGACTGACCCGTGCCTTTACAGCGACTGACCCGTGCCTTTACAGCGACTGACCCGTGCCTTTACAGCGACTGACCCGTGCCTTTACAGCGACTGACCCGTGCCTTTACAGCGACTGACCCGTGCCTTTACAGCGACTGACCCGTGCCTTTACAGCGACTGACCCGTGCCTTTACAGCGACTGACCCGTGCCTTTACATCGACTGACCCGTGCCTTTACATCGACTGACCCGTGCCTTTACATCGACTGACCCGTGCCTTTACATCGACTGACCCGTGCCTTTACATCGACTGACCCGTGCCTTTACAGCGACTGACCCGTGCCTTTACAGCGACTGACCCGTGCCTTTACATCGACTGACCCGTGCCTTTACAGCGACTGACCCGTGCCTTTACATCGACTGACCCGTGCCTTTACATCGACTGACCCGTGCCTTTACATCGACTGACCCGTGCCTTTACATCGACTGACCCGTGCCTTTACAGCGACTGACCCATCCGTGTACAGCGACTGACCCGTGCCTTTACAGCGACTGACCCGTGCCTTTACAGCGACTGACCCGTGCCTTTACAGCGACTGACCCGTGCCTTTACATCGACTGACCCGTGCCTTTACAGCGACTGACCCGTGCCTTTACAGCGACTGACCAGTGCCTGACCCGTACCTGACCCATGCCTTTACATCGACTGACCCGTGCCTTTACATCGACTGACCCGTACCTGACCCGTACCTGATCCGTGCCTTTACATCGACTGACCCGTGCCTGACCCGTACCTGACCCATGCCTTTACATCGACTGACCCGTGCCTTTACATCGACTGACCCGTACCTGACCCGTACCTGATCCGTGCCTTTACATCGACTGACCCGTGCCTGACCCGTACCTGACCCATGCCTTTACATCGACTGACCCGTACCTGACCCATGCCTTTACATCGACTGACCCTTGCCTTTACATCGACTGTAAGTCTACACTCCTGTTTTACCCATCAGTACTTATATTGAGCTCATATGCTGCATGTGGTCTCTACCTCAACAATAATAGTTAGGTAGgtttgcctagtggttagagcattgggccagtaaccaaaaggttgctagatcgaatcgctgagctgacaaggtaaacatctttcgttctgcccctgatcaaggcagttaacccccctgttcctaggccgtcattgtaattaagaatgtgttcttaactgacttgcctagttaaataaaacattttattgtGCATTTCCCAGAAAAGGTGAAATATTGTACTTACACAAACTTTATAAGCAAGCCAAATAAACATTATTTTCACAGGTTTCAAGGCTTGAGAACTACTGACTACTATTGTTATCCACCCCCTCTACCTCTAACTGGGTCCCCGCCCCCTCTACCTCTAACTGGGTCCCCGCCCCCTCTACCTCTAACTGGGTCCCCGCCCCCTCTACCTCTAACTGGGTCCCCGCACCCTCTACCTCTAACAGGGTCCCCGccccctctacctctcactgGGTCCCCGCCCCCTCTACCTGTCACTGGGTCCCCGccccctctacctctcactgGGTCCCCGccccctctacctctcactgGGTCCCCGccccctctacctctcactgggtccccaccccctctacctctcactgggtccccaccccctctacctctcactgGGTCCCCGCCCCCTCTACCTCTAACTGGGTCCCCGccccctctacctctcactgGGTCCCCGCCCCCTCTACCTCTAACTGGGTCCCCGCCCCCTCTACCTCTAACTGGGTCCCCGCCCCCTCTACCTCTAACTGGGTCCCCGCCCCCTCTACCTCTAACTGGGTCCCCGCCCCCTCTACCTCTAACTGGGTCCCCGCCCCCTCTACCTTTAACTGGGTCCCCGCCCCCTCTACCTCTAACTGGGTCCCCGCCCCCTCTACCTCTAACTGCTGGCCTTCTAACCTGGTTCGTCTCTCTTCTTCAGCAGTTGTGTGAGCAGGAGGAGTCTGGGACATTCAGACGGCTCCATAAGCTGGTCACCTCCAGTCGCAGGGTCCGCAAGAAGCTCATCAGGATCGACGAGTCCAAGAACCCTGGGTCTGAGGGTGAGACTGGTCACTGCAGTAGTCTTTCATTTATTAAACTACAGTGCTATTTATTACATAAAGAATCTCAAATTAGATGTGATTGGGACAAGTCCCATTAGGGCGTAGATGTGATGCCTTTACATTGTTTGGTATAAACTACAGACTAACTGTTTTGTTGGTCACTTAGTGAGAAAAATAAAATACCAACTTCTAATACAAGTTAAGTTGTCATCCATTACACATCGTATTGTCTTGACATTCCTCGACTCTGCCACAAACCTGTCCTTACTACTCCTGCcaccccccctgtctctcccagaaTCTCTGAGCATGGACAGGCCTATCCTGGGTGATGCCATGTCCTCTCTGCCCCTGTACTCTGCGGTTCAGAGGAAACAGCCTATGTCTGGGGGGTGTCACCACGTTGACTCCCTGGCCTCCTCCCTGCACAACCAGCTGACCTATGACCTTCAAGACTCCGACAACCTGAccacctccccatcctcctcctcctccttggaCGCTTGCAGCAgtgccacacacacccacagtctgGATACAGTCTCCATCACCAGCCAGCAGCTCTTCAGGGCCTTTAGTAAGACAGGTGAAGAAGCAAGTCACACAGTTTTTCTTCAGGAAAATGACCGTGTTTCTTCAGACATGGTGTTGCTATGAGATTATTAAAACTAAGCTTTTAATTGCTACTTATATCCCAGTGCTGGATGGTTGTTttttttcaatgtttttttttgatGTGATCTATTTTTAGCGGGTTTTAAACACACTACATTTGTATAAGCAAGATGATAAGAGTTGAGCACGTTCTCTCCCTGTACCCGGTATAGGAGGATCCAGCCCCAGGAGCTCCAGCCCGGCCTGTAGCCCAGGGAGCCACCCGGACACTGGCCCCAGCGGAGAGGGGGCCGGCGGTACTGGTTCCTCCATGTCAGAGATAGAGGTTGGTGGTAGAGGGGATGGACCTAGGATGGCCCGGTCGGTCACGGATGGTGAGATCAGGAGAGAACTCAGCCCACTCAGCTACCATGGCGTGAGTAGTCTCTGGCTGCTTTGGAAATGGCGAccgtcaatagtagtgcactatatagggaataaggtgccatttgggatgcaacctttGTGTGTGGACTGTGTAGTCTATAGCTTTAGTCATGGACAGTCTAGCCTGAGTACTAGTCTAGTTCTGCTCCTTTGCCAACTCCTTATTGAAATTAATGTTTGGCTCAACAATGACAGCAATTGAGTTagcatctgggaccaggctaggagcaGTTGGATGTTCCCTCAGTCCAAAACTATCTTCACACAGAACCACAGAGTCCTATATGTTTGATTGATGAACCTGTCAATATGTCTATCATTTGAAAGTGATATTTATAAGGTGATTTTATTGATTTCTTCCTTTGTTTCAGAGAACCTGTAGCTTTGGAGGATTTGATCTGACCAACCGGTCCCTGCACATGGTCAACAGTGACCCTGACCTCACTGTAAGTAGGTTAATATTCATTTGATTCATTGAATTggtatttttttgtttttcagTACCTTCGTTTTATGGAGCTTTTCCGTCTCCCCAAACTACATACTAACTTTAGATTAAAGATGGGGAGGCCAGTGTGAAAGATGTATTCAAGTCTCCACCGACAAACCCTCAAATCTCTTTGGGCGAGAAAGTGAAGTCGGTAAAGGAGACCATGAGAAAGCACATCTCCAAGAGATACCACTGCTCTCTCCCCGAGCAGGTATGTCAGACTCCATGCAATTCAATTATCTATGTATGTTAAATGCTCCAGTGGTCAAACCGTACCTACTCTCTAGCTAGTGTCCCTGGTGGCAATTCATTGGACTTGGTTCATGATGATCATCAAGAGATTAAGCTGGACTAAATATTTAGTAAACATGTAATAACCATGTCTCTGTACCGCCTCCAGTCAAGCCCAGATGCTATTTCCAGAGGGCCCCAGTCCCCCCACAGCCTCACAGACAGCGACTCTCTGGAGAAACCCAAGCTGAAGGCTGGAGGGTCAGTGGAGAGCCTGAGGAGCTCCCTCAGTGGACAGAGCTCCATAAgtaagtactgtgtgtgtgtgtgttgtccacaTTTGTCTTATATTCCAAAGTGAAACTGTTATGTACAGTGACCAGCAGGCAGAACAGAAAACTCTACCAACCCTACCAACCCACATGTTCATTTACTATAGATCTCAATGTGGTTTAGAGATCATTTGAATGGCTCCTCTCACTTCTTCTTGTTTACAGGTGGTCATACGGTGGGCACCACCGACTCCTCTAACAGCAACAGAGGGAGTGTGAAGtctgaggatggagaggaggatgagcCTCCCTACAGAGGACCCTTCTGTGGTCGAGCCATGGTGCACACGGACTCCACGCCCAGCCCCTACGATACTGACTCTCTCAAACTGAAGGTAAAATGCACTGTActcatgcacgtacacacacattatCCAAACAAACGCATCACAGTGACTGTTCCTGATTTGCAGAGAGGTGACGTCATTGACATCATCAGCAAGCCTCCAATGGGGACGTGGATGGGCCTGCTGAACAATAAGGTGGGGACGTTTAAGTTCATCTACGTGGACGTTCTGGCTGAGGAGGAAGACAAACCTAAACACCCTCGACGTAGGAGGAAGGGAGGGCAGCCCAAACCCACCTCTGTAGAGGAACTTCTGGCGCGCATCAACCTCAAAGTAATGACTTTACTTCTACTAGACTAACTCATAGTCATGACTAGAACTAGACTAACTCAGTCATGACTAGTAGTACAGGTATTCAGAAACTGGGGTAtgcgcaatgccgtcggggggatgccaaataaaaatgtagtTCACTCTTAAttttaataaataataaataatatatagcctcgtttcactgctgaaaaaaataaaattaaaccatctagtgttgaGCTAAATTGCAACACAATGTCAAAACAGGTAGCctcgtcaaataattaacatccaatcacatcaaccgttactctctcgcgggaattccactaacggtccgtatgtagccaaatgtagctgctgctcatgttggtatctatactgatggtgcaaaagccatgacagggagacatagtggaatGGTAATGtgcatgcaagcagttgctcccgacgcctcttgggtcactgcagcatccaccgagaggcttgctgccaagggaatgcctgacagtcTGAAAGACTtttgacactacagtgaaaatggttaactttgttaaagcaaggcccctgaactctcgtgtattttctgcactatgtaatgatatgggcagcgacatGTAACACTTTCACCACATACAGAAGTGCGCAGGTTATCATtggcaaagtattgacatgttttgtttttttaattgagagacgaGTTTAAAgttttttctttactgaccatcattttcacttgtctgaccgcttccATGATGAGGAGTTTCTAACACAACTGGCCTATCTAGGTGaagttttttctcgcctgaatgatctgaatctaggataaCAGGGACTCtccaactatattcaatgtgcgggacaaaattgaggctatgatttaagaagttggagctcttttctgtctgcattaacaaggacaacacacaggtctttccatcatttaTATGATTtatttgtgtgcaaattaactcaagcttacggaccaTGTCAAATGTAATATAGccaagcacctgagtgagttgggtacACAATTAAGCAGGTACTTTCCTGAAATGGATGAGACAAAccactggattcgttatccctttcatgccctgcctccagtccacttactgatatctgaacaagagagcctcataaaaattgcaacaagcggttctgtgaaaatgtaatttaatcagaagccactgccagatctctggattgggctgcactcagagtatcctgccttggcaaatcacccggttaagacactgatgccctttgcaaccacgtacctacgtgagagtggattctcagccctcactagcatgaaactaaatacaggcacagactgtgtgcgGAAAATTGAGACGCTCCAATACAACCACATAACAGAGTTATGtgtatcctttcaagcacacccttctcattaacctatGATAAGTTATTCACAGTTTTTGATAAAAGATGGttaaaataaagagcaaaattattgattgttatcatttgtgccctggtcctataagagctctttgtcacaacccggctcgtgggaagtgacaaactcactctccttcttatgtttaataaatgtttcgtatagtgtgtgtgtggcgggcttacaatgatggcaaaaaaacaacatttgagagtgcgctgaccctggtactagagggggtacgcagctagaggttgaatgtttgaagaggTACGGGACTATAGAAAGTTggggaaccactggtctagacTAACTCTCACAGTGACGACTTGCACTAGACTATGTGTATATACAGACGTTCACACTTGAATGCTGTTTAGATCCTCCTCCTTTTGATGTTTATTTTAAGTTTTTAAGTTGGCTACGTGACCAAAGCCTACCCTGTcacccctctgtctttctcaccCCTCCCCCAGGAGCACCTGCCTACCTTCCTGTTTAACGGCTATGAGGACCTGGACACCTTGAAGCTTCTAGAAGAGGAAGATCTAGATGAGCTCAACATCAGAGACCCTCAACACAGAGCTGTGCTGCTCACCGCTGTGGAGCTAATTCAGGAGTATGATGGTTagtacacacacccccacacatacCCCCACAAACACAATTTGTTGTATGACGGATGTCCCTCTGCTGGGGGTGTTTTATCCTACAGGTAGCAGCAACCAGGGTTCTCAGGAGAAGCTGTTACTGGACCGTAGCGGCCTACTGGGGGACTTCCCACGAGACTCTGGCTGTTATGAGAGCAATGAGAACCTGGAGAATGGTAACGACAGCCTGACTCGACTCTGACTCTCCTCTTTCCCATCTTCATCCACTTCTTGCTGCCATGAGTCTTCTCCAGCCTCTAAGGGCTACCATGAGTCTTCTACAACCTCTTCATCCTCTAAGGGATGCCATGGGCTCCATTCTTCACTCATAGCTTGAGCATTCCAAACTGAGTTCTAAGGCCCCTGAGAGAGACTTGGCTATAGCTCTTTTTTTTATGTGACTTTCTTTTGTTTCTCTGCACCGTGGGAGTAAAGGACTCTCTTATCATCCGACAGCGCTCTTCTCATCAACTCTATACTCTACTGCCCTCCATCTGCAGGCATCTTTAGTCATCTGGGCCTGTATTCAGTGTCTCCAGGTAGGACTGCTGATATTGGATCAGTTTTGACGTTTAGATCTGATTTAATACACAGCAGAGGGgaccagatcctagatcagcacttctactctgagactATTTTCTTAGACAATTTTTCTTCTGGCTCTTTTTTCATTCAACCAGAACGGAGTAGAACTGATGAGGGTATCGATCTAACTCTGCCTGTgtagaagagaaagggagaggagagcgaaCTCTCATGCTCCTACACTCACTCCACTATCTCCAGAGACCTGTACAATGTGTTCTGTAGAGCTGCTTCTGGACCCACACAGGAATAGATCTGTCTTTGCATTGGCTGAAAATGATGACTGCTGTAGTAAAAAAAAGATCTCAGTACTACTTACATATATTTACTATGGAAGCTTTATTTGATAACTGTACCTTTCTTATTGTGGTTATTTGCGTTGGTTTTAGTCTTTAAAATTACAGTGATGATATATGAAGGCTGTTGTGAATGTCATCAGCCCTGGTGGAGAGTTTATGACGAGGACTTGCCACACCTGTATATTTCTCAAGATGTGCTGCTTTTGTGTGTATATTTTTCTAGTTCAGAACCATGTAATGTAGTGCATAAAGACAGACATGCTTAATGCAAGATTCAGAGTTAGTAGATGGTTCAATTAAAGATCCCGGTCTGTGTCGCAGCCGGacatgaccgggagacccatgatgAGGCGGCACACAGttggccaagcgtcgtccgggttaggggagggtttggccggccgggatgtccatgtcccatcgcgctctagcaactcctatgggcacatgcacgctgacacggtcgccagttggacagtgtttcctccgacacattggtgcagctggcttccgggttaagcgagcagtgtgacTTGCCAGGGTCATGTTTCCGGAGGACACAAGGCTTTCAACCTtggcctctcccgagtctgtacgggagttacaacgatgggacaagactaactaccattTGGATATCAAGAAATTGGGGAGACAaaagggtaaaaaataaaaaaatatttacttgTTAAAATGTTGCCGCAGCATTTTTGTACAATAATTGTAGGCACATCAAAATACATAGTTGTGACTGGGGAAAAAGACTGTTTATTTATAAGATAAGCTGTGTGTTATAGCTGACGATATCTTAAAATCAGTGTTACAAACAGCTCAGGGCGATCTTCCCATAGCTCTTCTGATGCTAGGAGTtatactggtatatctgtctgtcccaaatggcaccctattccatatgtagtacactgcttttaatcaagaccaatagtgcactacatggtgCGATTACTACATTGGGGAATGGGgctccatttgggacataaccggTCTTTGAACAGTTCTAAAGTGTGCCACTGGCATGGTGAGAGCCCGAGAATGGAATAAACTACTCCGTGGTTTACTAGACCGCTCTGCCTGCTTATTTCACTCATCAGTCATCTCTACTGGACATTATGCTTCATATTCCCGTCAGCTTTCACAATACAATAAATGcttcttttttgtttgttttttacagtTCTGTTTCCATCCATGTATTTCAGCTCCTCTGAAAAGGCCGGCATATTAATCCACTAACAATGCCTGTTTGTTTCAGGAGGGAGGGGCAAGAAGACATCTTCCATGAGCAGGTCCTCCTCAGGTTGTGAGTCCAGTCACCTCCCTTCACCAGAGAACCCTAGCCTCCCCTTCAGCCTCCCCCTGACTCACCCCAGCAAAACCACCCTACAGACCAGATCAGAGAACCAGGCCTCTACCTTACCATCTCTAATAGTCCCCATGACCAGCTACAACCTGAGAACAGAGCGGGGCCAGAGCCATCACAGAGACACCCATATAGCCACACTGCTGAGGAGCTGGAGCTGTGAGGAGCTGTGGCTGGGAGGTAGGCCTAGTCCCACAGCCCTGGGGCTGCTGCGGCCTTGCCTCTCCCTGGGGGAGCTCCACTCAGACCTGAGCctccacaccactgaacacaccCTGGAAGACCTAGAGCCAGCTCATACCACCATGTCCAAGGCCGGGGTGCAGGGAGAACCTACACAAGAGGCTCTACCACACCTACTAAGACACTCAGAAGGACCCTACCCACCCTCACAACCACTGCTCAACACACCttgtagtgttctgtctagtaTGTTATTTGAACATAGAAGTTCCCAGGTTAACATACCTTAATATCCCCTCCATCACTGGGATGTAGGCCCAAGCATTGTTTTGCCAAGCCTTCCCTGTCAAACCCAAAC is from Oncorhynchus masou masou isolate Uvic2021 chromosome 32, UVic_Omas_1.1, whole genome shotgun sequence and encodes:
- the LOC135525569 gene encoding SAM and SH3 domain-containing protein 1-like isoform X1, with amino-acid sequence MHGKHCSSYVKMMRTGPGLVYEWLQNLKLPQYLEGFVDNGYDDLEVCKQIGDPDLDAIGVHVQHHRQKLLDAVKRLREQEKEKSPGLYFTLEPLNPLYPSSCRPSLGTNIMHITECENDPQGSSSWTESNQEEVGIGAHQRFHQESSCPKNNNLSFTDCKELVTYPKLKLKLLIRDKLVKDGIDLSEPPYTHKDGSLGTFEDLAQVYSDYYSASLSDVQDRMEEIRKRKVVQDAQSAMEKVDLVPTSLQLRSQIQESLGLSCSNAASTPETERRLAMHKSSDDGSGGKWDEKRQKNKSFWQNFRKSQKGVMRQNSKGGEDIGFVASDITMSDEERIQLMMMVKEKMISVEEALARLKEFETQSRQTCSTDLTEWSDAPSPTLNESSTSNQLCEQEESGTFRRLHKLVTSSRRVRKKLIRIDESKNPGSEESLSMDRPILGDAMSSLPLYSAVQRKQPMSGGCHHVDSLASSLHNQLTYDLQDSDNLTTSPSSSSSLDACSSATHTHSLDTVSITSQQLFRAFSKTGGSSPRSSSPACSPGSHPDTGPSGEGAGGTGSSMSEIEVGGRGDGPRMARSVTDGEIRRELSPLSYHGRTCSFGGFDLTNRSLHMVNSDPDLTIKDGEASVKDVFKSPPTNPQISLGEKVKSVKETMRKHISKRYHCSLPEQSSPDAISRGPQSPHSLTDSDSLEKPKLKAGGSVESLRSSLSGQSSISGHTVGTTDSSNSNRGSVKSEDGEEDEPPYRGPFCGRAMVHTDSTPSPYDTDSLKLKRGDVIDIISKPPMGTWMGLLNNKVGTFKFIYVDVLAEEEDKPKHPRRRRKGGQPKPTSVEELLARINLKEHLPTFLFNGYEDLDTLKLLEEEDLDELNIRDPQHRAVLLTAVELIQEYDGSSNQGSQEKLLLDRSGLLGDFPRDSGCYESNENLENGGRGKKTSSMSRSSSGCESSHLPSPENPSLPFSLPLTHPSKTTLQTRSENQASTLPSLIVPMTSYNLRTERGQSHHRDTHIATLLRSWSCEELWLGGRPSPTALGLLRPCLSLGELHSDLSLHTTEHTLEDLEPAHTTMSKAGVQGEPTQEALPHLLRHSEGPYPPSQPLLNTPCSVLSSMLFEHRSSQVNIP
- the LOC135525569 gene encoding SAM and SH3 domain-containing protein 1-like isoform X3, whose product is MEEIRKRKVVQDAQSAMEKVDLVPTSLQLRSQIQESLGLSCSNAASTPETERRLAMHKSSDDGSGGKWDEKRQKNKSFWQNFRKSQKGVMRQNSKGGEDIGFVASDITMSDEERIQLMMMVKEKMISVEEALARLKEFETQSRQTCSTDLTEWSDAPSPTLNESSTSNQLCEQEESGTFRRLHKLVTSSRRVRKKLIRIDESKNPGSEESLSMDRPILGDAMSSLPLYSAVQRKQPMSGGCHHVDSLASSLHNQLTYDLQDSDNLTTSPSSSSSLDACSSATHTHSLDTVSITSQQLFRAFSKTGGSSPRSSSPACSPGSHPDTGPSGEGAGGTGSSMSEIEVGGRGDGPRMARSVTDGEIRRELSPLSYHGRTCSFGGFDLTNRSLHMVNSDPDLTIKDGEASVKDVFKSPPTNPQISLGEKVKSVKETMRKHISKRYHCSLPEQSSPDAISRGPQSPHSLTDSDSLEKPKLKAGGSVESLRSSLSGQSSISGHTVGTTDSSNSNRGSVKSEDGEEDEPPYRGPFCGRAMVHTDSTPSPYDTDSLKLKRGDVIDIISKPPMGTWMGLLNNKVGTFKFIYVDVLAEEEDKPKHPRRRRKGGQPKPTSVEELLARINLKEHLPTFLFNGYEDLDTLKLLEEEDLDELNIRDPQHRAVLLTAVELIQEYDGSSNQGSQEKLLLDRSGLLGDFPRDSGCYESNENLENGGRGKKTSSMSRSSSGCESSHLPSPENPSLPFSLPLTHPSKTTLQTRSENQASTLPSLIVPMTSYNLRTERGQSHHRDTHIATLLRSWSCEELWLGGRPSPTALGLLRPCLSLGELHSDLSLHTTEHTLEDLEPAHTTMSKAGVQGEPTQEALPHLLRHSEGPYPPSQPLLNTPCSVLSSMLFEHRSSQVNIP